The window GAAGGTGACGACCGGGATGGACGCCTCGTCGACCAGCCTGCGGCCGTACTCGTCGTCGAAGTTGACCACACCGAGCCTGCTGCGCTCCGGGGTGAACAGCTGGGCCTTGGCCTGGAAGTAGTCCTCCATGCCGGAGTGGAACTCCATGTGCTCCGGGCTGAGGTTGTTGAACACGGCGACGTCGAAGACGCAGCCGTCGACCCGGCCCAGGACCAGGGCGTGGCTGGAGACCTCCATGGCGACCGCCTCCACGCCTCGTTCGCGCATGACGGCGAAGAGGGCCTGGAGGTCGGTGGCCTCGGGGGTGGTGCGCTCGGACTTGATCCGCTCGTCGCCGATCCGCATCTCCACGGTGCCGATCAGCCCGGTGCTGCGGCCGGCTCCCCGCAGCCCGCCCTCGACGAGGTAGGCCGTGGTGGTCTTGCCGGACGTGCCGGTGATGCCGATCTGGAGCAGTCCGGCCCCGGGCCTCCCGTAGATCTCCGCCGCGAGGTCGCCCATCCGGCCGCGCGGGTTCTCGGTGACGAGGACCGGGAGGCCGGTGGCGGCGGCGCGCTCGGCGCCCGACGGGTCGGTGAGGATCGCGGCCGCTCCGAGGCCCGCGGCCTGGGCCGCGAAGTCGGCGCCGTGGAGGCGGGCACCGGGCAGGGCCGCGTACACGTCCCCCGGGCGGACCGCCCGGGAGTCGTGGGTGATGCCGGTGACCTCTCCGGCGTCCTGCGGTCCGGCACCGAGCCGGGCTGCCAGCTCTCCGAGGGACGTCGGCCGCAGCCGGTCCGGTCGGGGCGCTCCCGGGTAGTTCACAGGCGCGTCCTTCTGAGTGGTTTGGAACTGATCAGCGTGAGGCACGGCGGTGAGCGTACCGGGCGGACCCGGCCTCTCGCGAAGTGAGGGGCCGGGGTTGCGGAACTTCTCGTTCCGGTTCCCGGGATCGGGGGTGATGGTCGTCACTGAGGGTTCCCCCGAGTCACTCGCCGGGATTGAAGGAGACCGGAAGCCGGGCGGGATCGCTGCCGGACGGCGCGGTCTGGAGGGTCTTGAGGGCGAACTCCATGACCTTCTTGTAGATCGGGCCGCAGATCTGGCCGCCGAAGTAGCTGCCCCGGGTGGGGTTCTGGATGGCGCAGTAGACCGCGATCTGCGGGTCGTCGGCGGGGGCGAAGCCCGCGAAGGAGGCGGTGTAACCCTTGTAGACGCCGCGTACGGGATCCACACGGTTGGCCGTGCCCGTCTTGCCCGCGACGCGGTACCCCTGGATGTGCGCCTTGACGCCGGTGCCCTCGCGGTCGTCCACCACGGACTCCAGCATCTTCGCCAGGGTCCTGGCGGTCTTCTCGCTGACCACCCGGGTGCGCTCGGGCGCCTCGGACGCCGTGTAGCGGCCTTCGCCGTCCTTGGTCCCGCGCACCAGCGTCGGCGCGATCCGGACCCCGCCGTTGGCGATGGTCTGGTAGACGGACGCGGCCTGCATGGCGTTGAGCGAGAGGCCCTGGCCGAAGGGGATCGTGAACTGCTGGGACGTCGACCAGTCCTGCGGCTTGGCGAGGATGCCCGGCGACTCGCCCGGGTAGTCGAGGCCCGTGACGCTGCCGATGCCGAATTTGCGCAGGTAGGAGTACAGGACCTTGTTGGCCTCGCCCTGGGTCTTCCCGAGCTGGCCGGTGGCCAGGATGGTGCCGATATTGCTCGATTTCGCCAGTACGCCGTTGAGCGTGAGGTACCAGGTGGGGTGGTCGATGTCGTCCCTGAAGAGCCGGTCGCCCCGGTGCAGCCGGTTGGGCACCGTCACGTGCGTACCGGGTGTGGCGGCTCCCTCCTCCAGCACCGCGGCCATGGACATGACCTTGCTGGTGGAGCCGGGCTCGTAGACGTCCTGGAGTGCCGCGTTGCCCAGGGCCGTGGAGTCGCTCCGGGTGAGGTCGTTCGGGTCGTAGCCGGGGGCGTTGGCCATGGCCAGGACCTCGCCGGTCCTCGTGTTCTGGACGATCACGTAGCCGCGGTCCGCCTTCGACTTCTCGACCTGGTCCGCCATGGCCCGCTGGGCGGCCCACTGGATGTCGCGGTCGATCGTCAGCTCGACGTCGGTGCCCGCGACGGCGGGGATCTCCTTGGATCCCGCGGTCGGTACGGGGCGGCCGCCGGCCTGGGCGTACCGGATCTTGCCGTCCTCGCCCTGGAGACGCCCGTTCAGCTGCGCCTCCAGGCCGCCGCCGCCCTTGCCCTCGGCGTTGACGAAGCCCAGTATCCCGGCGGCGAGGTCCCCGTTCGGGTAGACCCGCCTGGTGGTCGGCTCCTGGAGGACCCCGGCCAGGACGTTCGCGCCGGGACCGCCCTTCGCCAGGTCCTCGGCGGCCTTCTCCGCGAAGGACGCCTTGAGGTCCTTGATCTGCTTCCAGACCTGCGGGGTCTGCCGCCGTGCCAGCACGGTGTAGCGGCTTCGGGGGGTCGACAGCTTCTTCGTCAGCTCCGCCGCGTCCTCGTCGAGGATCGGGGCGAGCAGGGCCGCGGCCTGCTGGGGCGCGTCCGGGGCCTTGCTCTCCTCGGGCGTGAAGAGCTTCGGGTCGGCGGTGATGTCGTGCGCGTCGACGCTGGTGGCCAGGGCGATACCGCTGCGGTCGGTGATCTCGCCGCGCTCGGCGGCGATCGTGTACTCGAGGTAGCGGTTCTTCTCGGCCATGGCCGAGTACGCTCCGGCGTCCACGGCCTGCACCTGGAGCAGCCGCACGACGAACGCCAGCATGACGAGGGTGAGGCAGAGGCTGATCAGGCGCAGCCGGGGCCGCGGGCTGCCGAGGCGGATGGACTGCGGGGAGCCGCCCCGCCGCTTCGTGGCGGCCGGACGCCGCGTGCGCCGCGCCTCGGGCCGGACGGCCGGGCGCGGACGGCCGGATCCGAACGCGTTACGGGAGCGCGCGGGGCCGGGCACGCGACGGCGCGGCGGTTCCTTGGACGGCACTGCGTCACCTGCCGGAGCTGATCGTGGGCGAAGTCGTCGGTGTCTGCGTGGTCGGCGTTGTCGGCGTCTGCGGCGTCGGGACCGCCGCGGGCGGGGTGCCGGCCACGGTCGGCACGGCCGTCGGCGCGGGCTCGCTCCTCGTCGGCGCCGGTGCCGGGACGCTGACGGGCGAGGGGTCCGCTGTGGCCCGCTCGCGCACTCCGCGCACGGTGCCGTCCGGGTTCAGGAAGGCGGGGCTGCCGCCCGGGACCATGCCGAGCTCCCTGGCCCTGCGCTCCAGGGCGTCCGGCTCGGAGTAGCTGTCGACGCCGCGCTGCAGCGCCTGCTGCTCGTCGGTGAGCTCGGTGGTCTCCCGCTTCAGCTTGCTCAGCCTGAACGATCCCTCGTTGAGCGCCGAGTTGAGCAGCAGGAGCGAGATCAGGCCACCGGCGAGCAGCAGCACGACCAGGAGGACGAAGGGGGTGCGGGCGGCGGTGCTCGGCCCCGACGGCATGAGCCGGGCGAGCCGGCCCGCCCGCCCCTTCGCCTGCCCGGCCGTCCTGGTCACCGCTGCGCCACCGGTCCTCCCGGCGCACGGCCCGCCGTACGGGGATCGCTCATCGCTCCTCCTCACGGATCCGCTGGGCGCCTCGCAGCCGGGCGGGGGCGGCGCGCCTGTTCTCGGCGACCTCCTCCTCGGTGGGCAGTTCGGCTCCGCGGGTCAGCAGCTTCAGGCGGGGCTGGTAACGCTCGGGGACGACCGGCAGTCCGGGCGGCGCCGTGTTCGCGGCACCGGCCGCGAAGACCTGCTTCACCAGCCTGTCCTCCAGGGAGTGGTAGGACAGGACGGCGATACGGCCGCCGACGGCGAGGGCGTCGACCGCCGCCGGAACGGCCCGCTCCAGCACGGTGAGTTCGCCGTTGACCTCGATCCGCAGCGCCTGGAAGGTGCGCTTGGCCGGGTTGCCGCCGGTGCGCTTGGCGGCCTGCGGCAGGGAGTCCCGGATCAGCTCCACGAGGCGGGCGCTGTTGGTGAAGGGCTCCCTCCCGCGTTCGCGCACGACTGCCGAGACGATTCTCTTGGCCTGCTTCTCCTCGCCGTACGCGCGCAGGATCCTGACCAGTTCGCCCGGCGGGTAGGTGTTGAGCACCTCGGCCGCGCCGATGCCGGTCGTCTGGTCCATGCGCATGTCGAGCGGGGCGTCCTGCGCGTAGGCGAAACCGCGGTCGGCCTCGTCCAGCTGCATCGAGGAGACGCCCAGGTCGAACAGGACGCCCTGGACCTTGGGGATCCCCAGCCGGTCGAGCACGTCGGGGAGTTCGTCGTAGACGGCGTGCACCAGGGTGGCCCGGTCGCCGTAGGGGGCGAGGCGCTCGCCGGAGAGCCGCAGCGCCTCCTTGTCCCGGTCCAGGGCGATCAGCCGGACGTCCGGGAAGGCGGCGAGCAGCGCTTCGCTGTGCCCGCCGAGTCCGAGGGTGCAGTCCACGACGACCGGGGGCGGCGCTCCCGGGCTCGTCGCCTCCAGAGCCGGGGCCAACAGGTCCAGGCATCGCTGGAGCATCACCGGGACGTGGCGGGTCTGGCTCAAAGCGCCCTCTCAGGCTCTGTCCCGTGACGGCCGCACGTGCGGTCTGGTCCCCGCCCGCTCGGAAGGGGAGGTCCGCCGGCGCCGGGGAAGGTGGCGTCGGCCGACCGCGAGCGGGCAAGGGCCGGGCCGCATGTACGCCGCACATGACGGGAACGCGAAACATGTAAAAA is drawn from Streptomyces sp. NBC_00178 and contains these coding sequences:
- a CDS encoding peptidoglycan D,D-transpeptidase FtsI family protein; its protein translation is MPSKEPPRRRVPGPARSRNAFGSGRPRPAVRPEARRTRRPAATKRRGGSPQSIRLGSPRPRLRLISLCLTLVMLAFVVRLLQVQAVDAGAYSAMAEKNRYLEYTIAAERGEITDRSGIALATSVDAHDITADPKLFTPEESKAPDAPQQAAALLAPILDEDAAELTKKLSTPRSRYTVLARRQTPQVWKQIKDLKASFAEKAAEDLAKGGPGANVLAGVLQEPTTRRVYPNGDLAAGILGFVNAEGKGGGGLEAQLNGRLQGEDGKIRYAQAGGRPVPTAGSKEIPAVAGTDVELTIDRDIQWAAQRAMADQVEKSKADRGYVIVQNTRTGEVLAMANAPGYDPNDLTRSDSTALGNAALQDVYEPGSTSKVMSMAAVLEEGAATPGTHVTVPNRLHRGDRLFRDDIDHPTWYLTLNGVLAKSSNIGTILATGQLGKTQGEANKVLYSYLRKFGIGSVTGLDYPGESPGILAKPQDWSTSQQFTIPFGQGLSLNAMQAASVYQTIANGGVRIAPTLVRGTKDGEGRYTASEAPERTRVVSEKTARTLAKMLESVVDDREGTGVKAHIQGYRVAGKTGTANRVDPVRGVYKGYTASFAGFAPADDPQIAVYCAIQNPTRGSYFGGQICGPIYKKVMEFALKTLQTAPSGSDPARLPVSFNPGE
- the rsmH gene encoding 16S rRNA (cytosine(1402)-N(4))-methyltransferase RsmH is translated as MSQTRHVPVMLQRCLDLLAPALEATSPGAPPPVVVDCTLGLGGHSEALLAAFPDVRLIALDRDKEALRLSGERLAPYGDRATLVHAVYDELPDVLDRLGIPKVQGVLFDLGVSSMQLDEADRGFAYAQDAPLDMRMDQTTGIGAAEVLNTYPPGELVRILRAYGEEKQAKRIVSAVVRERGREPFTNSARLVELIRDSLPQAAKRTGGNPAKRTFQALRIEVNGELTVLERAVPAAVDALAVGGRIAVLSYHSLEDRLVKQVFAAGAANTAPPGLPVVPERYQPRLKLLTRGAELPTEEEVAENRRAAPARLRGAQRIREEER
- a CDS encoding FtsB family cell division protein, which translates into the protein MTRTAGQAKGRAGRLARLMPSGPSTAARTPFVLLVVLLLAGGLISLLLLNSALNEGSFRLSKLKRETTELTDEQQALQRGVDSYSEPDALERRARELGMVPGGSPAFLNPDGTVRGVRERATADPSPVSVPAPAPTRSEPAPTAVPTVAGTPPAAVPTPQTPTTPTTQTPTTSPTISSGR
- a CDS encoding UDP-N-acetylmuramoyl-L-alanyl-D-glutamate--2,6-diaminopimelate ligase, whose amino-acid sequence is MTTITPDPGNRNEKFRNPGPSLRERPGPPGTLTAVPHADQFQTTQKDAPVNYPGAPRPDRLRPTSLGELAARLGAGPQDAGEVTGITHDSRAVRPGDVYAALPGARLHGADFAAQAAGLGAAAILTDPSGAERAAATGLPVLVTENPRGRMGDLAAEIYGRPGAGLLQIGITGTSGKTTTAYLVEGGLRGAGRSTGLIGTVEMRIGDERIKSERTTPEATDLQALFAVMRERGVEAVAMEVSSHALVLGRVDGCVFDVAVFNNLSPEHMEFHSGMEDYFQAKAQLFTPERSRLGVVNFDDEYGRRLVDEASIPVVTFSAEGHPDADWRAEDVEVGPQDSTLTVIGPKGERITARAPLPGPFNVANTLAAIVTLAAAGVDPQIAADGVAAVPGVPGRLERVDAGQPYLAVVDYAHKTDAVESVLRSLRKVTEGRVHIVLGCGGDRDTTKRGPMGAAAARLADTAVLTSDNPRSEDPLAILAAMLSGAAEVPVHERGDVLVDADRAAAIAAAVARAEPGDTVLVAGKGHEQGQDIHGVVRPFDDRKILREAIERSLGRTPAPEARAHTHENNSQG